Proteins encoded within one genomic window of Glandiceps talaboti chromosome 3, keGlaTala1.1, whole genome shotgun sequence:
- the LOC144432736 gene encoding uncharacterized protein LOC144432736, translated as MGLTQHVIGPTHSKGHTLDLIITRTTDPCVNEIKFDWILPSDHAALHFSSTFTRPRPRKILQSSRKLANIDTSVLQHKIASSSLSSLSEADMSATELVTAYNNVMTTVINKVAPVYNKQVLDKARAPWFTEELLLTRQKLRQSERQWRKTGLVVHEQMFKSAQNVYMAKLHDAYSFYHCNRIAGADTKRLFRIIYDIAGTKGALASNLPELDSNKLPDAFANFFRSKIEKIRETLVSVPPSDLLVDSSFSLCSFETVTIDFVEKLISSLPTNSSWHDPIPTVLIKHCLHQVSPAITGIINASLKSGEFPHSCKSAIVRPLLKKSGLDKNVLKNYRPNLTYISKLIEKSVLIQLNSYLCSNNLYAK; from the coding sequence ATGGGACTCACTCAACATGTGATTGGTCCAACACATAGCAAGGGTCATACATTGGATCTGATTATCACTCGGACAACTGACCcttgtgtaaatgaaataaaatttgattggATCTTGCCATCTGACCATGCTGCTCTTCACTTTTCATCTACATTTACGCGACCACGCCCACGAAAGATTCTCCAATCTTCGAGGAAATTGGCTAATATTGACACAAGTGTTCTCCAACATAAAattgcatcatcatcattatcgaGTCTTTCAGAAGCTGACATGAGCGCTACTGAACTTGTTACCGCATACAACAATGTGATGACTACAGTCATTAATAAGGTTGCACCTGTTTATAACAAACAGGTTTTGGATAAAGCCCGCGCTCCATGGTTCACAGAAGAATTGCTATTGACACGTCAAAAACTTCGTCAGTCAGAAAGGCAATGGAGGAAGACAGGCCTAGTTGTCCATGAGCAAATGTTTAAATCTGCTCAAAATGTGTATATGGCCAAGTTGCATGACGCATATTCATTCTATCATTGCAATCGCATAGCTGGTGCCGATACCAAGCGTTTATTTCGAATAATTTATGACATTGCAGGCACTAAGGGTGCACTGGCTTCAAACTTACCGGAATTAGACTCAAATAAACTACCTGATGCCTTCGCAAATTTCTTCCGTTCCAAGATTGAAAAGATTCGTGAGACTTTGGTATCTGTTCCACCATCTGACCTTCTTGTAGACTCAAGTTTTAGTCTATGTTCTTTTGAAACTGTAACTATTGACTTTGTTGAGAAACTCATAAGTTCATTACCAACTAATTCATCATGGCACGATCCCATACCAACAGTACTGATAAAACATTGTTTGCATCAAGTCTCTCCAGCAATAACAGGTAttatcaatgcttcacttaagTCTGGTGAATTTCCACACTCTTGTAAATCAGCAATTGTCCGCCCTTTACTGAAGAAGTCAGGTCTTGACAAAAATGTCTTGAAAAATTATCGACCAAATTTGACATATATTTCTAAGTTGATTGAGAAATCCGTTTTGATTCAACTCAATTCGTATCTATGTAGTAACAACTTATATGCAAAATGA